One stretch of Dehalobacter sp. DNA includes these proteins:
- a CDS encoding GGDEF domain-containing protein yields MIKYKPLERKFLLFRWGLLVVALAELIRFQGSFTGPFFVGFFIALLYNLFVSVCIFSKDTRAEKLILLSLVLDIPVYTLLMAGNVELLNMLFFSYFFFISFHGMRHGILGLIIAAAESVASLFITSFKISDLFISVNIYMFSLLLLAFGFIIVFEVNSLLNISQYQFRKAKNQAARDPLTGLPNRLLLEKSFQKAVSNYQKTGQPFCIAIFDIDNFKKINDQKGHVFGDKVLLVLARVLKTNARATDFICRYGGEEFLIILYGCGLKDACLKADKIREEFALNSYFDKPLTVSAGVCLYQKGCSLTENIEIADKALYAAKTAGKNRVISGSRFGVDLFHKEA; encoded by the coding sequence TTGATCAAATATAAACCGCTGGAACGAAAATTCCTGCTCTTTAGGTGGGGACTACTTGTTGTCGCCCTGGCTGAGCTGATCCGTTTTCAGGGCTCTTTCACGGGCCCGTTTTTTGTTGGTTTCTTTATCGCTCTCCTATATAATTTGTTTGTTTCCGTTTGTATCTTCAGCAAGGACACCCGGGCCGAGAAACTGATTCTGCTCAGTTTAGTGCTTGATATTCCTGTTTATACCCTATTGATGGCAGGGAATGTTGAATTGCTGAATATGCTCTTTTTTTCCTATTTCTTCTTTATTTCTTTTCACGGCATGCGTCATGGGATTTTGGGTTTGATCATTGCTGCTGCCGAAAGCGTAGCCTCTTTATTCATTACGTCATTCAAAATTTCGGATCTGTTTATATCCGTAAATATCTACATGTTCAGCCTTCTGCTCCTAGCCTTCGGTTTTATCATTGTATTTGAAGTCAACAGTTTGCTGAATATCAGCCAATATCAGTTCAGAAAGGCCAAAAATCAGGCGGCCAGAGATCCGCTGACGGGGCTTCCAAACCGCCTGCTGTTGGAAAAGAGTTTTCAGAAGGCTGTATCCAATTATCAGAAGACAGGACAGCCTTTTTGCATTGCCATTTTTGATATTGATAATTTTAAAAAGATAAATGATCAGAAGGGACATGTCTTTGGCGACAAGGTTTTGCTGGTTTTAGCCCGTGTTTTAAAAACAAATGCCAGGGCCACTGATTTCATCTGCCGTTACGGCGGTGAGGAGTTTCTAATTATTCTTTATGGCTGCGGCCTGAAGGACGCCTGCCTGAAAGCGGATAAAATCAGGGAAGAATTTGCACTTAACAGTTATTTTGATAAGCCACTGACCGTGAGTGCCGGTGTCTGTCTCTATCAAAAAGGCTGCTCGCTGACCGAAAATATTGAGATTGCGGATAAAGCACTTTACGCTGCCAAAACAGCAGGGAAGAACAGGGTCATCTCAGGCAGCCGTTTCGGCGTTGATCTTTTCCATAAAGAAGCTTAA